From Permianibacter aggregans, a single genomic window includes:
- the atpD gene encoding F0F1 ATP synthase subunit beta, with the protein MSNGIIVQIIGAVIDVEFPRDSVPQVYDALMVSDAGLTLEVQQQMGDGVVRTIAMGSSDGLKRGMKVANTGAPVSVPVGMGTLGRIMDVLGNPIDEAGDVACDTRKPIHRKAPSYADQASTSELLETGIKVIDLLCPFAKGGKVGLFGGAGVGKTVNMMELINNIAKAHSGLSVFAGVGERTREGNDFYHEMKDSNVLDKVAMVYGQMNEPPGNRLRVALTGLTMAEHFRDEKDASGKGKDVLLFVDNIYRYTLAGTEVSALLGRMPSAVGYQPTLAEEMGVLQERITSTKWGSITSIQAVYVPADDLTDPSPATTFSHLDATVVLSRQVASLGIYPAVDPLDSTSRQLDPLVIGEEHYNCARGVQAVLQRYKELKDIIAILGMDELSAEDKLVVQRARKIQRFLSQPFHVAEVFTGSPGKYVSLKETIRGFKGLLSGEYDHLPEQAFYMVGTIEEAVEKAKTLNK; encoded by the coding sequence ATGAGCAACGGTATCATCGTTCAAATCATCGGCGCGGTTATCGACGTCGAGTTTCCACGAGACAGTGTTCCGCAGGTGTACGACGCCCTGATGGTGAGCGACGCTGGCCTGACGCTGGAAGTGCAACAACAGATGGGTGACGGCGTTGTCCGTACCATCGCCATGGGTTCATCCGACGGCCTGAAGCGCGGCATGAAAGTCGCGAATACCGGTGCGCCGGTATCAGTACCAGTCGGCATGGGTACGCTGGGCCGTATCATGGACGTGCTTGGTAACCCGATTGACGAAGCCGGCGATGTCGCTTGCGATACCCGCAAGCCGATTCACCGCAAAGCCCCGTCCTACGCCGACCAAGCCAGCACCTCTGAGCTGCTGGAAACCGGTATCAAAGTTATCGACCTGCTGTGCCCGTTCGCCAAGGGCGGTAAAGTCGGTCTGTTCGGTGGTGCCGGCGTCGGCAAGACCGTTAACATGATGGAACTAATCAACAACATCGCCAAAGCCCACTCGGGTTTGTCGGTGTTCGCCGGTGTCGGTGAGCGTACTCGTGAAGGTAACGACTTCTACCACGAGATGAAAGACTCCAACGTTCTCGACAAAGTGGCGATGGTCTACGGCCAGATGAACGAGCCGCCGGGTAACCGTCTGCGCGTAGCCTTGACCGGCTTGACCATGGCCGAGCACTTCCGTGACGAGAAAGACGCGTCCGGCAAAGGTAAAGACGTGCTGCTGTTCGTCGACAACATTTACCGTTACACCCTGGCCGGTACCGAAGTATCGGCGCTGCTGGGTCGTATGCCATCGGCGGTAGGTTACCAGCCGACCCTGGCCGAAGAGATGGGCGTACTGCAAGAGCGCATCACCTCGACCAAGTGGGGCTCGATCACCTCGATTCAGGCCGTCTACGTTCCTGCCGACGACTTGACCGACCCGTCACCAGCCACGACCTTCTCGCACTTGGACGCCACCGTCGTGTTGAGCCGCCAGGTTGCCTCGTTGGGTATTTACCCGGCCGTGGACCCGCTGGATTCCACCAGCCGTCAGCTGGACCCGCTGGTCATCGGCGAAGAGCATTACAACTGCGCCCGTGGCGTACAGGCCGTGCTGCAGCGTTACAAAGAGCTGAAAGACATCATCGCTATCTTAGGTATGGACGAACTGTCAGCCGAAGACAAGCTGGTGGTACAGCGCGCCCGTAAGATCCAGCGCTTCCTGTCGCAGCCTTTCCACGTTGCCGAAGTGTTCACTGGTAGCCCAGGCAAGTACGTGTCGCTGAAAGAAACCATCCGTGGCTTCAAAGGCTTGTTGAGCGGCGAATACGACCACCTGCCAGAGCAGGCCTTCTACATGGTTGGCACCATCGAAGAAGCGGTCGAAAAAGCCAAAACGCTGAACAAGTAA
- a CDS encoding F0F1 ATP synthase subunit epsilon — MSAVSVQLDIVSAEGQLFSGLVELVVANGLQGELGILYNHSPLLTALKPGAVKIIRQGGEEDFFYVSGGMLEVQPNKVTILADTAVRAKDIDEAAALDAQKRASEAISDREAKIEYAKAAAELAEAAAQLRAIQQLRRKAK; from the coding sequence ATGTCAGCAGTGAGTGTACAACTGGACATCGTCAGCGCCGAAGGCCAACTGTTCTCAGGACTGGTTGAGCTGGTGGTTGCCAACGGTCTGCAAGGTGAATTGGGTATTCTTTATAACCACTCGCCACTGCTGACCGCCCTGAAGCCAGGCGCTGTCAAAATTATCCGTCAGGGCGGCGAAGAAGATTTCTTCTACGTCTCCGGCGGCATGCTGGAAGTGCAGCCGAACAAAGTCACGATTCTAGCCGACACCGCTGTTCGCGCTAAGGACATTGACGAAGCAGCAGCTTTGGATGCTCAGAAACGGGCCTCGGAAGCCATCAGCGACCGCGAAGCCAAGATCGAGTACGCGAAAGCCGCGGCCGAATTGGCCGAAGCCGCTGCTCAGCTACGCGCTATTCAGCAACTGCGCCGCAAGGCCAAGTAA
- the glmU gene encoding bifunctional UDP-N-acetylglucosamine diphosphorylase/glucosamine-1-phosphate N-acetyltransferase GlmU — MSLSVIILAAGQGTRMKSRLPKVLHGLGAKPLVQHVIDNAKGLNAEEIVLVYGHGGDQVKVTIQDSQLKWALQAEQLGTGHAVQQAMPQINTANQVLILYGDVPLTRAETLAELLRKQPKKGIGLLTVNLPDPTGYGRILRNNAGAVTAIVEQKDATDEQKKVKEVNTGMLCCAGEDLARWLNNLKNDNAQNEYYLTDIVAMCVNEGGVVETHQPLSSDEVEGVNNRLQLADLERRFQRRQAEQLMTQGVTLRDPARLDIRGQVSIAQDVIIDVNVVLEGKVSIGYGSQIGANCVIKDCIIGENVLVHPNSHLEGARIGDGALIGPFARLRPGADLADQVHIGNFVEVKKAVIGVGSKANHLAYIGDAEIGANCNIGAGTITCNYDGANKHLTKIEDDVFIGSDTQLVAPVTVGKGATVGAGTTVTRNVPEHTLVISRVAQKEIEGWQRPVKKKS; from the coding sequence ATGAGCCTTTCCGTGATCATTCTGGCCGCCGGCCAGGGCACCCGCATGAAATCCCGTTTACCGAAAGTCCTGCATGGACTCGGCGCCAAACCGCTGGTTCAGCATGTGATCGATAACGCCAAGGGGCTAAATGCGGAAGAAATCGTGCTGGTTTATGGCCACGGTGGCGATCAGGTTAAAGTCACGATTCAGGACAGTCAGTTGAAATGGGCGCTGCAGGCCGAGCAACTCGGTACCGGCCATGCTGTGCAACAGGCAATGCCGCAGATCAACACCGCCAACCAAGTTTTGATTCTCTATGGTGATGTGCCGCTGACCCGGGCCGAAACCCTGGCCGAACTGTTACGCAAGCAACCAAAGAAAGGTATTGGCCTGTTGACCGTCAATCTGCCCGACCCGACCGGCTATGGCCGCATCCTGCGTAACAATGCCGGTGCTGTAACCGCGATTGTCGAGCAGAAAGACGCCACTGATGAGCAGAAAAAGGTCAAGGAAGTGAATACCGGCATGCTCTGCTGCGCTGGTGAAGATCTGGCCCGTTGGCTCAATAACCTGAAGAACGACAACGCCCAGAACGAGTATTACCTGACCGACATCGTCGCGATGTGCGTCAACGAAGGTGGCGTTGTTGAAACCCATCAGCCGCTATCCAGCGATGAGGTTGAAGGCGTCAATAACCGTCTGCAACTGGCCGATCTGGAGCGCCGCTTTCAGCGTCGCCAGGCCGAGCAGCTGATGACTCAGGGCGTGACCCTGCGTGACCCGGCCCGGCTCGATATTCGCGGTCAGGTCAGCATTGCCCAGGACGTCATTATCGACGTCAACGTCGTCCTTGAAGGCAAAGTCAGCATCGGCTATGGCAGCCAGATTGGTGCCAACTGTGTAATTAAAGACTGCATCATCGGTGAAAATGTCCTGGTCCATCCGAATTCGCATCTGGAAGGCGCGCGCATTGGCGATGGCGCCTTGATCGGGCCATTCGCCCGCCTGCGTCCCGGTGCCGATCTGGCCGATCAGGTGCATATCGGCAATTTCGTCGAAGTGAAGAAGGCCGTCATCGGCGTTGGTTCAAAAGCCAATCATCTGGCCTATATCGGCGATGCTGAAATTGGCGCCAACTGTAATATCGGCGCCGGCACGATTACCTGCAATTACGATGGCGCCAACAAGCACCTGACCAAGATAGAAGATGACGTGTTTATCGGTTCCGACACTCAGCTGGTGGCGCCGGTCACCGTCGGTAAAGGTGCCACGGTTGGTGCTGGTACCACCGTTACCCGCAACGTCCCAGAACACACCCTGGTAATCTCGCGGGTCGCGCAGAAAGAGATTGAAGGCTGGCAGCGGCCGGTCAAGAAGAAATCCTGA
- the glmS gene encoding glutamine--fructose-6-phosphate transaminase (isomerizing), with the protein MCGIVGAIAKQNVVPMLVDGLKRLEYRGYDSSGIAVLEGGDIKRARRTGRVAEMEAAAQAMNLNGLLGIGHTRWATHGGVTEPNAHPHISGGLVAVVHNGIIENHDEKRAELKLAGYAFESQTDTEVIAHLIHHHYKQNGDLLTSVKGAVKELVGAYAIAVIAVDKPDELIVARMGCPLLIGLGEGENFIASDVSAVISQTRKVMYLEEGDVAKLTRSSVTVYDGKDSKVERDVHVSDVSLASLELGPFSHFMQKEIHEQPKALADTIEPILTHRFKAELFGANAEEVFSNIDSVQIIACGTSFYAGSVARYWIESIAGIPCNVDIASEYRYRDVAANPRQLIVTISQSGETLDTMEALKYAKSYGCEQTLSICNVRESAIPRASKLVFYTRAGAEIGVASTKAFTTQLIALFALTGVLAKLRGRLNDEKEAEYLDSLRHLPGSVQHALNLEPQIQRWANKFAGKEHALFLGRGVHYPIALEGALKLKEISYIHAEAYPAGELKHGPLALVDSNMPVVVISPNDNLLEKVKSNIQEVRARGGEIFAFADLDSHFGESDIVHVIRTPRHVGVLSPVVHTIPVQLLAYHAALARGTDVDKPRNLAKSVTVE; encoded by the coding sequence ATGTGCGGAATTGTTGGCGCCATCGCCAAACAGAATGTTGTGCCGATGTTGGTTGATGGCCTGAAGCGTTTGGAATATCGCGGTTATGACTCATCGGGTATCGCGGTACTCGAAGGCGGCGACATCAAGCGCGCCCGTCGTACCGGCCGTGTCGCGGAAATGGAAGCGGCCGCGCAAGCGATGAACCTCAATGGTTTGCTTGGTATTGGCCACACCCGTTGGGCCACACACGGTGGTGTAACCGAGCCGAACGCGCACCCGCATATTTCTGGCGGCTTGGTTGCTGTTGTTCATAACGGCATCATCGAAAACCACGATGAAAAGCGTGCCGAACTGAAACTGGCTGGTTATGCCTTTGAGTCGCAAACCGATACCGAAGTCATCGCCCATCTGATTCATCATCATTACAAACAAAACGGCGACTTGCTGACCAGTGTCAAAGGCGCGGTCAAGGAGCTGGTCGGTGCTTACGCGATAGCCGTCATTGCCGTCGATAAGCCGGATGAGTTGATCGTCGCCCGTATGGGTTGCCCACTGTTGATCGGTCTGGGCGAAGGCGAAAACTTTATCGCTTCGGATGTCTCGGCGGTGATTTCGCAAACCCGCAAAGTGATGTACCTGGAAGAAGGCGATGTCGCGAAGCTGACCCGTTCTTCGGTGACGGTTTATGACGGCAAAGACAGCAAAGTCGAACGCGATGTCCACGTCTCCGATGTGTCGCTGGCATCATTGGAGCTTGGGCCGTTCTCGCATTTCATGCAGAAGGAAATTCACGAACAGCCGAAAGCGCTGGCCGATACCATCGAGCCGATTCTGACGCACCGTTTTAAAGCGGAATTGTTCGGCGCCAACGCCGAGGAAGTGTTCAGCAACATCGACAGCGTGCAGATCATTGCCTGTGGCACCAGTTTCTATGCCGGTTCTGTTGCGCGTTACTGGATTGAAAGCATTGCCGGTATTCCCTGCAATGTCGATATCGCTTCCGAATATCGTTACCGCGATGTTGCCGCCAATCCACGTCAGCTGATCGTCACCATTTCCCAATCCGGCGAAACGCTGGATACGATGGAAGCGCTGAAATACGCCAAGTCCTATGGTTGCGAACAAACGTTGTCGATTTGCAACGTCCGTGAAAGCGCGATTCCTCGAGCTTCGAAGCTGGTGTTCTACACCCGTGCTGGTGCTGAAATTGGCGTCGCGTCAACGAAAGCATTCACAACGCAATTGATCGCACTGTTTGCGCTGACCGGTGTGCTGGCCAAATTGCGCGGCCGCCTGAATGATGAAAAAGAGGCCGAGTATCTGGATTCACTGCGCCATTTGCCAGGCAGCGTCCAACACGCCTTGAATCTTGAGCCGCAAATCCAGCGCTGGGCCAATAAATTTGCCGGCAAGGAACATGCTTTGTTCCTCGGTCGCGGTGTGCACTACCCGATTGCGCTCGAAGGCGCTTTGAAGCTGAAAGAAATTTCTTATATTCACGCCGAGGCTTATCCAGCGGGCGAACTGAAGCATGGCCCGCTGGCGCTGGTCGACAGCAATATGCCAGTGGTCGTCATCTCCCCGAATGACAATCTGCTGGAAAAAGTGAAGTCGAATATCCAGGAAGTGCGTGCCCGCGGGGGCGAAATTTTCGCGTTCGCCGATCTCGATTCGCATTTTGGTGAAAGCGATATCGTGCACGTCATTCGTACACCACGTCACGTCGGCGTATTAAGCCCGGTCGTACACACGATACCGGTGCAGTTGCTGGCTTATCATGCGGCGTTGGCGCGCGGTACCGATGTCGACAAACCTCGCAACCTGGCGAAATCGGTTACCGTCGAATAA
- a CDS encoding thiol:disulfide interchange protein DsbA/DsbL → MNWLSRVLLLGVAAMLSVSGCEAASNAPYKEGVHYKIAKPAGKTDKPQVIEFFNHGCPHCYHAEVTVAAFHQQHQEIDFKRIAVYEFQPAWNNLSKAYYTAEVLGIANKAHPALFTLVHEKHQLLQNDQQIIDFLSQLGASPDSIKGTLNSFAVKTLLSTAQQKQREFRITSVPAFIVNDKYFTDVTMAGGIEELPKVLLFLTQK, encoded by the coding sequence ATGAATTGGTTGAGCAGGGTATTGTTGCTTGGCGTAGCCGCGATGTTATCCGTTTCCGGTTGCGAAGCAGCCAGCAACGCTCCGTACAAAGAAGGCGTACATTACAAAATCGCCAAGCCGGCCGGCAAAACCGATAAACCGCAAGTCATCGAGTTTTTTAATCATGGCTGTCCGCATTGCTATCATGCCGAAGTCACCGTTGCGGCGTTTCATCAACAACACCAGGAAATCGACTTCAAGCGTATTGCCGTCTATGAGTTCCAGCCAGCCTGGAATAATCTAAGCAAAGCCTATTACACCGCCGAAGTGCTCGGTATCGCCAACAAAGCTCATCCGGCGCTGTTTACGTTGGTGCACGAGAAACACCAGTTACTGCAGAACGATCAACAGATCATCGATTTTCTCAGTCAGCTTGGCGCGTCGCCAGATAGTATCAAAGGCACTTTGAACTCCTTTGCGGTAAAAACCTTGCTGAGTACAGCGCAACAGAAGCAACGCGAATTCCGTATTACGTCGGTACCGGCATTTATCGTCAATGACAAATACTTCACGGATGTGACCATGGCCGGTGGTATTGAAGAACTACCGAAGGTATTGTTGTTCCTGACCCAGAAATAA
- a CDS encoding thiol:disulfide interchange protein DsbA/DsbL has product MIAVKLLLSAALAFAASQATVAATTPLVEGTHYKIVDPTGKTKQPTVTEFFSYGCPACRGMEGHLANWKASKPQNIKFEYVHVYGMNPQWDLLGKLYYTAEALGILDKTHTATFNYLHLENKRINNENDIVEFLSKFGIEADKIRSTMKSFAVNSRLNFAKQKAKTYKLTGVPSFIVNDKYYLDVKELGTIEMLEKALTEVSLNK; this is encoded by the coding sequence ATGATCGCTGTAAAACTGCTATTGTCCGCCGCGCTGGCATTTGCCGCCTCGCAAGCTACCGTGGCAGCCACGACACCGTTAGTCGAAGGTACCCATTACAAGATCGTCGACCCTACCGGCAAAACCAAGCAGCCGACAGTCACCGAATTCTTTTCTTATGGCTGCCCGGCGTGCCGCGGTATGGAAGGTCATCTAGCCAACTGGAAAGCCAGCAAGCCACAAAACATCAAGTTTGAGTATGTGCATGTTTACGGCATGAACCCGCAGTGGGATTTGCTGGGCAAGCTCTACTACACCGCCGAAGCACTGGGCATTCTCGACAAAACCCATACCGCGACGTTCAACTATCTGCATCTGGAAAACAAACGGATCAACAACGAAAACGATATCGTTGAGTTTCTGAGCAAGTTCGGCATTGAAGCCGACAAGATCCGCAGCACGATGAAATCATTCGCGGTGAATTCGCGTTTGAATTTTGCCAAACAGAAAGCCAAGACCTACAAGCTGACTGGCGTACCCTCGTTTATTGTCAACGACAAGTACTACCTCGATGTCAAAGAGCTCGGCACCATCGAGATGCTGGAAAAAGCGTTAACGGAAGTGTCGTTGAATAAATAA